The region TTCAGATCCTGAATTGGCAAGTCAACGCTCTGGATTGACCGGAAGCCGCTAACGTGAATTGATTGTAATGTGTGTTGCCCATCCATACCCAAAACTACACTTATTTTCTTTTTCCATTTGATCATAAACCTCCTTCTTGCTTAGCGCTCTCGATCAGAGAGTAAGCAAGCGGAGTCATCCAGAATCATAGTTAATCAACCAAATCATAAAAATCCTGCGGGGCCGCCCGTGCGGTTCTGACTGTCCGCAACTGTACGCCCTCCGTCCGTTTGCGGACACTTTCCCCTAGACCGCTATCACCATCTGATTAATAACCAGTCACTTAACAAACTGGTACGGCATTTGGCATAGAAGTCAGCATATCCTACTCAACTCTGCCTGATTATGCTGCGAAACTATTTTCTTATCGCCTTTCGCAATTTGCGGAAACATAAATCATTCAGTTTCATCAACATCACGGGGGTAGCTGTGGGATTGGCGTGCTTCCTGCTCATTGCCCTCTATGTGCAGGATGAACTGAGCTACGACCGCTACAACACCCATGCAGATCGGACGTATCGCCTTACACGCACGTTCCTCTCGTCGGAAGGCACGGCTTCCCTGCGGCTGGCACAGGCGGCACCACCCTTCGGCCCGCTCATCAAGCAGGATTTTCCGGAAGCCGAGCAGGTTGTGCGAACGATTGATAACGGAGGGCTGGTAAAATACGGCGAGCACTCGTTCAACGAGGAGGATATGTTTTTTGCCGAAGCGAATCTGTTCAAGGTGTTCGATTTTAACGTCACCAGCGGAAACCCCGAACACGCGCTGGTGAATCCGTTTTCGATCATGTTCTCCCGGCCGATGGCGGAGAAGTACTTTGGCCGGGAGAACCCGGTCGGTAAAACCGTTCGCCTGTATGACCAGTTCGATCTGACCGTAACGGGTGTGTTTGAGCCTTTGCCCGCTCAGTCGCATTTTCATCCCAGCTTCCTAGTGTCGTTTTCGACCTTCAACGACAACCGCGTTTACGGCGCAGAACAGCTTCGGACCAACTGGAGCAACAACTCATTCAACACCTATGTGCTGCTAAAGCCCAACGGTAATCCACAGCGAATGGAAGCTGCGTTTCCGAGCTTTCAGGACAAATATGTTCCGGCCGAGGAAGGGCGTAAAGCATCCGCTTTTTCAATACTGAACCTCCAAAAACTCACCGATATTCACCTGAAGTCGCATACCGATTCGGAGATAGAACCCACCGGCGACATGAGTTATATCTATCTGTTTTCGGCCATTGGTTTATTCATTCTGCTCATTGCCTGCATCAATTACATGAATCTGGCAACTGCCCGGTCGGCAGGGCGGGCCAAAGAGGTTGGGATGCGCAAGGTTGTAGGGGCTTTGCGTTCCCAACTCATTGGGCAGTTTTTGAGCGAGTCGATTTTAGTGGTAACCTTCTCTTTATTCATTGCCATCGGGCTGGTGCTACTTTGTTTGCCCGTGCTGAACGAGTTTACGCAAAAACATATGGCGTTTAGCCAATTGCTTGACCCTGTCTTTTTGAGTGTCCTCATTGGCATTACCTTACTCACCGGCCTAGTGGCAGGTAGTTACCCCGCCTTCTTCCTCACCTCCTTCCGGCCATTAGGCGTGCTGAAAGGACAGATTGCATCGACCATGCGGACGGGCAAACTACGGCAGGTGCTGGTGATCACGCAGTTCGCTATTGCCATCGCGCTCATTATCAGCACGGCCGTCGTCTATAACCAGATGAAATACATTCAGAATTACCGGCTGGGCTACGCGAAAGATCAGGTACTTCTCCTGTCAGACATTGGTGACTCAACAACGAATTACGAAACCCTAAAACAGCAACTCCTGCAAACGGGTGCCGTACGCGACATGGGCCGTTCCTCGCGCGTACCGTCGGGCAGACTGCTCGATTCATACGGCGGCATGGCTATGAAAGGCGACAGCATGGCCCCGGTAAAAATCAACTTACGGGGACTGCGCGTCGATTACGATTTCATCCCGGCTTACCAGATCAGCATGGCCGCTGGGCGCAACTTCTCGCGGGCCTACTCCACCGACACGTCGATGGTGGTGCTGAACGAAACAGCCGTGCGTCAGTTGGGCTGGACACCCGAACAGGCCATCGGCAAACCGTTTCAGTATGGCCCCGCCAAAGGCCAGATCATCGGCGTAACGAAGGATTACCACTTTGAATCCCTGCATCAGCAGGTGGCTGCACTGGCCATGATTCTGACACCCCGTCAGCTTAACTGGATTTCCATCCCACTCAAAGGAAATATTACGGCGAGTATTCAGCAGGTCGAATCGGTCTGGAAGCAATACTTCCCGCAACGCCCGTTCGACTACCAGTTTCTGGATACCCGCTTTGACCGGCTCTACGCCCGCGAGCAAACGCAGCAAACGTTGTTCAGCATCTTTGCGGGAGTGGCTATCCTTATTTCGTGCCTCGGTTTGTTTGGCCTGTCGATGTTCATGGCGGAACAGCGTACCAAGGAAATCGGTATTCGCAAAGTGCTGGGTGCGTCGGAAGCGAGTCTGGTAGCCTTGTTCTCTCAGGACTTCATGAAACTGGTACTGGTAGCATTGGTCATTGCATCGCCCATCGCGTGGTACGCCATGCACACCTGGCTCAGCGACTTCGCCTACCGCACCGACATCCACTGGTGGGTATTCCTGCTGGCCGGTGGCCTGACGATTTTCATAGCCTTATTAACCGTAAGTTTTCAAAGCGTGAAAGCCGCCTTGATGAACCCGGTAAAATCATTACGGTCGGAATAGGGCGTTAACGCACGTAGAGACAACGCATGCGTTGTCTCTACAACCATCGGGATGGTTGTCCGACACAGGATTGTTTCCATCGACAAAAATAGCCGCAAGGTATTGCGGCTCTACACGCACACATATGCTTACAAACTACATCAAAATCGCCTGGCGGAACCTGATCCGCAACAAAGCCTTCTCGGCGATTAATATCGTGGGGTTGGCGATTGGATTGGCGACGTGCCTGCTCATCAGTCTGTTTGTTCTCGACGAGTTAAGCTACGACCGCTTCAACGAAAAAGCCGACCGGATTGTAAGGGTTATCTTCCGTGGATCGTCGGCGGGCGGTAAGATGAACGAAGCCCATGTGATGCCCCCCACGGCCCAGACCCTCAAAGCCGATTACCCCGAAGTGCTGGATGCCACCCGAATGCGTATGGCGGGCGCGCCGGTCATAACCGTAAACAACAGGACGTTTCGGGATGCCGCTACAGCCTTTGCCGATTCCAACCTCTTCCAGGTATTTACGCTGCCGCTGCTGAAAGGCAATGCCAGAACAGCGTTGACCCGACCTAATACCGCCGTTATCACGCAGGCCCTGGCCCGCAACTACTTCGGCAATCAGGACCCCATCGGTAAGATCATCACCATGAAAAGCTGGAAAGCTACCTATCAGGTAACGGGAGTGATCGACAACATGCCCACCAACTCGCATTTTCATGTCGACCTGTTGCTGTCGATGGCCAGCCTACCCGAAGCCAAAGGTAACTCGTGGATGACGTCCGAATTTTTCACCTACCTGCTCCTGCCCGAAGGCTACGACTACAAGCAACTGGAAGCCAAACTGCCGCAGGTTGTCGAGAAATACATGGGACCGCAACTGCAAAAGGCGATGGGTATGACACTGACCCAGTTCCGGCAGAAAGGCAACGACATTGGCTTATACCTCCAACCCCTCACCGACATTCACCTGCATTCTGATTTTGCTTACGACCTGAGCCCAGCCGGGAATATCCAGTACGTCTACATTTCGGGGGCCATTGCGCTCTTCATCCTGCTTATTGCCTGCATCAATTTCATGAACCTGAGTACGGCCGGAGCGGCCAAACGAGCTAAAGAGGTGGGCGTCCGGAAAGTGCTGGGTTCGGCAAAACAAGCTCTGACCATGCAGTTTCTGGTCGAATCACTGCTCCTGACGGCCATTGCGTTGCTGCTGGCGGTTGGGCTGGTGTATCTGGCGCTCCCGGCCTTTAATGAACTGGCCGACAAGAAACTTAACCTGAATGTAACGACAGCCCCCTGGTTGATTCCGGCTTTGCTGGCGTTTGGGCTGGGGGTTGGGGTACTGGCGGGGAGTTATCCGGCATTCTTTCTGTCGTCGTTCAAGCCCATTGCGGTGCTGAAAGGCAGCAAATTTACAGGCGACAGCCGAAGCATCGGCCTCCGAAGCGGGCTGGTGGTCGTGCAGTTTTTTATTTCCATCACGCTCATGGTCAGCACGGCGGTGGTGTACCAGCAGCTTAACTATATCCAGAACAAAAAGCTGGGTTACGACAAGGAGCAGGTGCTGGTACTGCCCGAAACCTGGCTGTTAGGAACCAATGAAGAGGCATTCCGCAATCAGCTTATGCAGGACTCGCGGGTGGTCAACGTCAGCACCTCGGGCTACCTGCCCGCCGGCCCCGGCAACAATAACAATTTCTTTGTCTACCCGGAATCACAATCGACCCAGATCGTCAAGACGCTCCGCTACGATGTCGATTACAACTACATTCCAACACTGGGTATACAACTGGCGACCGGGCGTAATTTCTCGAAGACATACGGCACCGATTCGACGGGGATCATTCTGAACGAAACGGCGGCCCGAACCCTGGGCTGGGCGAAAAATGCGCTGGGACACAGCCTGAGCCGGGCCGACCAGGATGGCAAGGTGATGACCTACCGGGTGATTGGCGTGGTGAAAGATTTTCACTTCAAGTCCTTGCACGAGCCGATTACACCCCTGGTGATGGTACTGAGCAGCAACTCCGGAACGGTCATTGCCAAGGTAAAAACCAAAGACATTTCGGGTTTACTGGCTTCCCTGAAAACCCAGTGGAATCGGTTCACTACCGATGCGCCGTTCACCTACGCCTTTCTGGACGAGCGTTTCAACGCCACCTACCGGGCCGAACAGAAGACGGGGCTTATCCTCGGCATTTTTGCCGGGCTGACCATTTTTGTCGCCTGTCTGGGCCTGTTCGGGCTGGCGACGTTCACGGCCGAGCAGCGTACCAAAGAGATTGGTGTGCGGAAGGTGCTGGGAGCCTCCGTACTCGGTATCGTGTCCCTGCTGTCGAAAGATTTCCTCAAACTTGTGGGTATTGCCCTGGTGCTGGCAGTGCCCGTATCCTGGTGGGCCATGACGAAATGGCTTCAGGACTTTGCCTATAAAATCGACATTTCCTGGTGGGTCTTTGCGCTGGCGGGTGTGCTGGCAGTTGTCATCACCCTGCTTACGGTCAGTTTTCAAAGTGTAAAAGCCGCGTTAATGAACCCGGTGAAATCATTGAAATCGGAATAGGGTTGCCGTTAGTGTAGAGACAAGGCATGCCTTGTCTCTACACTAACGGCAACACCATATCACCCATAAAATCATGCTCAAAAACTATTTCACCACCGCCCTGCGTGTCTTAAGACGCAACTGGAATTATACAATCATCAACGTTGTCGGATTGACGTTCGGACTGGCGTGCTGCCTTGTTCTTTTTCTGGCGATTCGTTACGAACTGAGCTACGACCGGCACCACGCCAACGCCGACCGGACCTACCGGATCATTACATACAACCGAAATTCGGGTGGCGATGGCCGCAATACGGGCATTCCCTTACCGGCACTGGCGGCACTGCGAAACGACTTCCCGGAGTTGACGCATCAGGTGACGATGGCTTATGAACTCTACGGCGGGCTCGTACGTGTGCAGGATCGGCAGGGGAACAAGTTTCAGGAAAAAGAAGGGGTCATCGCCTTTGTCGAACCCGAATACTTCCGGCTGTTTGACTACCAATGGGCAAATGGCAGCCCCAAAACGGCGGTCAGCAACCCGCAAACGGCGGTACTGTCGGAGCAGATGGCCCAGAAGTATTTTGGCAATGTCGACCCAATAGGCAAAACCATTCGTATCGACAACAAAGTCGATTTTGTGGTGACGGGCGTTGTTCAGAATCCACCAACTACGAGCAGCCTGCCGTTTGAGGTTATGCTGTCGTTCCCTTCGCTCAAACAATACGGGACGAATGGCGGCTGGGACGACTGGCAGTCGAACTACAGCGGTGCCCAGATTTACATGGCCTTACCGGCAAACGTGACATCGGCGCAGATGGAACGTAAGCTCGTGCCGTTCCTTCAAAAATACATGCGCCCGGAGGATGCCAAAGACCTTCAATACGAGTTGCAACCCCTCACCAACATTCACTTCGATACCCGCACGGGCAACTCAGCCAACCGAACAGTGAGCAAACAGATGATTTGGGCGATGGCTCTGATCGGGCTGTTCGTTCTGATAACGGCCTGTGTTAATTTCATCAATCTGGCTACGGCCCAGGCCATTCGTCGGGCCAAAGAGGTGGGCGTCCGGAAAGTACTTGGTAGTTCGCGGACGCAGCTGGTCCGGCAGTTTTTAAGCGAAACGGGCCTATTGACGGGTCTGGCCATCGTACTGGCTTTTGTAGTCGCCAATCTGTCGATGCCATATGTGTCGGAGCTGCTCGACATCAATGCAAAGTCGTTAACGCTATTCGACCCCGGCGTTGTGTCGTTTGTACTCGTACTAGCGCTGCTGACCACGGTGCTGGCGGGGTTTTATCCGGCCCTGGTGCTGTCGGGCTACCAGCCGGTGCTGGCCTTACGCGGCAAGATGCGGATGGCGGGCAGCAGCCAGCTTACGCTGCGCCGGGGCCTGATCGTATTTCAGTTTGCCATTTCGCAGGTGCTCTTGATCGGCACCATCATCGCTTACAGCCAGATGAAGTACGTCCGCACGGCTGACCTGGGCTACAACAAAGACGCCGTGCTCACGGTCAACATCCCCGACCGGAAGCCGGGCCAGCTGGAAGCCCTGCGCGCTAAACTGGTTGGGTTGCCCAACGTAAAATCACTGAGCTACGGCATCTCCATTCCGTCGTCGGATGGCAACTGGTGGAGCGGCTTCCGCTATGAAAACGCTGACAAAGACGCCGATTTTAGTATCGTCATGCGCTTTGCCGATACATCGTATATCAACACCTATGGTCTGAAACTCATTGCCGGGCGCATGTACCAACCCGCCGACACCGCCCGGGATATGGTTGTAAACGAGTCGTTTGTCAAGAAAATTGGCCTGCACGACCCGAAACAGATTCTCGGCAAACGCATCAGGATTGGGGCTAATAGCCCTCAAAAGGAGATCGTGGGGGTTGTTCGCGACTTCAATACCTTCTCGCTCCATCAGGAAACCAACGCCTGTGTACTCACCAACCGCCGGGACGCTTATCATTCGCTCGGCATCAAACTCTCGACCGGGCAGGGCAGCACCGAAGCCATTCATAGCCTGATTGGCGAGGTAGAAACGGCCTGGAACGCCACCTTCCCGGACTTTGTCTTCAAGTATGAATTTCTGGATCAGGCCCTCAACAGCTTTTACAAGAGCGAAGAGCGCATGTACGCCCTGTTCCGGCTGCTGGCGGGTATCGCCATTTTTATCGGCTGTCTGGGTCTCTACGGCGTGGTAGCCTTCATGGCCGAAGCCCGCACCAAAGAAGTGGGCATCCGCAAAGTGCTGGGGGCATCGGTTGGCAATATTGTGAGCCTGTTCTCCACCGATTTTGTAAAGCTGGTATTCATCGCGTTGGTCGTTGCCTCGCCGATAGCCTGGTATGTCATGGGCAAATGGCTCGCCGATTTCCCGTACAAGATCGATATCGAGTGGTGGATGTTTGCCCTGGCGGGTGTGCTAGCCACCGGCATTGCCCTATTGACGATTAGTTTCCAGAGTGTAAAAGCGGCCCTGATGAACCCGGTGAAATCGTTGAAAAGCGAGTAGTATTAGGAGTTAGGAGTCAGTAGCGAGGACGGGGCCGCCCGGCGGTGAGAAGCCATCCGGTGGCACAACACGCGTCAGCAACTCCTAACTTCTCGCTCCTAACTCCTAACTCCTCATGCTAACCAACCATACTCCTCATGCTAACCAACTATCTCAAAATCGCCTTTCGCAACCTGACCCGAAACAAGGCTTTTTCGGTCATTAACCTGCTTGGCTTGTCTACGGGCATTACCGTTTGCCTGATGATTTTTCTGTTCATCAGCAATGAGTTCAGCGTAGACAATTTCCACAAAAATGGAAAAAGCATCTACCGCGTGATGCGCGGCATCGAGAATGAAGGGAAAGAGATCGGGGTTTCTTACCTGTCTGGGCCGTATGCACCGGCACTGCTAACCGATTTTAAAGGGCAAATCACCCAGGCGGTACGGGTAAACCCAACCGATGCGCTGGTAAGCGCTCAGGATAAGTCGTTCCATGAACGAAAAATCATTGATGTCGACCCTAACTTTTTTACCCTCTTCACCTTCCCGTTGTTGAAAGGTGATCCGGCAACCGTATTGACAGAGCCCGCGAGCGTGGTACTCACCGAATCGACGGCCCGGAAATATTTCGGCAGCATCGACAAGGCGATGGGCCAGATCGTTAAAGTCGACAAAAACCTACCGCTCAAAGTCACCGGTATTGCGCAGGATGTACCCGCCAACTCGCACCTGGATTTCGACCTCGTTATACCGCTGGAGAACTATAAAGACCGGAGCTGGATGAACGTCTGGATCAACAACGGCATCTACACCTATGTACAGCTGGCCCCAACGGTTAGCAAAGAACAGGTTGAGCGAAATTTCCCGCGCTTCATGGACAAACACATGGGACAACTCATGAAGCAGGCGGGCTATCATTTCAAGCTATCGCTCACGCCATTGCGGGAAATTTACTTTGAACAGGCGGCCTTCGACAGCGTGAAGCATGGCGACAAAAAAGTCGTCTATATCTTTCTATCGATTGCCATCCTCATTCTGCTGGTGGCCTGCATCAATTTCATGAACCTGAGCACGGTGCGGGCAGTGGAGCGCTCGAAAGAGATTGGCGTGCGCAAGGTGCTGGGGGCCTTTAAAGCGCATCTGGTGTGGCAGTTCATTGGCGAGTCGCTGCTGCTTACAACTTTTGCAAGCCTGATTTCACTGGGGCTGCTGGCCCTGGTCTTTCCCTTTTACAAAGAGCTGCTGGGCTACCCCCTGAATCTGGCTGTCTATGCAGGACCGATTGGGCTGTTCCTCATCGCTATTATCGGGCTGGTGGGTTTCCTTTCGGGAAGTTATCCTGCCTTTGTGCTGGCGGCCTTTTCGCCCATCCAAGCCCTGAAAGGTAAATTACGGATGGGCAAAGGCGGTACGTCGCTGAGGCAGGTACTGGTGGTTGTCCAGTTCAGCATTTCAATACTGCTCATGCTCGGAACAGCCATCGGTACCCAGCAAATGAGTTACCTCAAAAACAAGCAGCTTGGCTACCATAAAGAGCAAACCCTCGTCGTCCCCATCGACAATGACGACATCTATATGTTCTTCCTGAGGCACAAACAGGAACTGCTGGCGCAGAGCCGGGTAGAGGCCGTGTCGATGATGTCGGGCGAGCCGGGTGGCTTTTTCGATGGGCAAATGTTCGACGTCGAAGCGCACGCCAACCGATGGAAATCCCGGAGCGAGTTTGCCGATTTCGATTACGTAAAAACATTAGGATTGAAAATCATTGCTGGTAGGGATTTTTCGGGCCAGTACCCTTCCGACACCACCCGGTCGGCCCTGATCAATCGGACGGCAGCGGCCCGGCTGGGCTGGAAACCCGAAGAAGCCATCGGTAAGTGGATAAAGAATACATTGCGGGACAGCACGAACCGCACGATCATTGGTGTCGTTGAAGATTTCAATTTCCTTTCCCTTAAAGAAGGGATTGAACCCCTGGTGATTTCCCCCGCCGACGACCGGCGGGCGGCCCTGATCAGACTTAGCCCCGGCAACCTGTCGGCCACGGTCGAAACCATCCAGCGACTATACGCCCAGACGCGCCCGGCCTATCCGTTTGAGTACCACTTCCTGGACCAGAAGTTCGACCAGATGTACCAGGCCGACCTGCGTCAGCAGACAATTATGCGTGTTTTTGCCGGCTTAGCCATTTTCATCGCCTGTCTGGGCTTGTTTGGTCTGGCTTCTTTTTCGGCCCAGCAGCGTACCAAAGAAATTGGCGTCCGGAAAGTGTTAGGGGCTTCGGTGGGCAGTATTGTCAACCTGCTTTCCGGCGATTTCCTGAAACCAGTGGGCATTGCTATTCTCATTGCCAGCCCGATTGCGTGGTACATTATGAATGAATGGCTGCAAAACTTTGCGTACCGGATTGACCTGTCGTGGTGGGTCTTTGCCCTGGTCGGGTTGCTGGCGGTGGCTATCGCGCTCCTGACGGTCAGTTTCCAGAGTATCAAAGCGGCATTGATGAACCCGGTGAAATCGTTGCGGTCGGAATGAAACAGAAAGGAGTTAGAAGCGAGGAGTTAGGAGCGAGGAGCCATCCGGCGGCACAAAACATGCCGGTCCGCCGACCGTCCGCGGCTGCGGTGCGGTCAGCAACTCCTCACCGCTCGGCGGTCCGATTCTCGCTCCTAACTTCTAACTCCTAATACTAACACTACATATGCTAACAAACTATATCAAAATCGCGCTGCGAATCGTCAGGAAAGATTCCACTTTTACGCTCATCAACGTGGCGGGGCTGGCTACTGGTTTGGCCGTAGCGCTGCTCATTATCCAATATGTGCGGTTCGAGTTGAGCTATGAAAAGGCCTACCCGCAGGCGGATCGGCTGGTTCGGCTCACCATCGACTACCTGAATGGGGGAGCGGTAAACTCCCAGGATGCCGAAACCTACCCGCCTATTGGCGCCAAAGCCAAACGGGAAATGAGCGAAGTCGTCAGCTATACCCGCGCCTATCCGTTAGGAAAACCCAACGTGACGGTCCAGATTGGTGAGCAGTATTTCCTGGTCAATAACGTCTATGCGGTCGATTCCTCTTTCTTCTCCATGTTCAGCTACCCGCTGCTGCGGGGAAGTCGTAGCGGCATTTTTACCCGGCCACGGCAGGCTGTGCTGACCGAAAGGATGGCGATGACCTACTTCAATACGCTCGATGTAGTGGGCAAAACCCTGAAAATGCCAAAGTCGGAAGGCAGCGTTCTGCTCGAAATAGCGGGCGTTGTGCCAAACAGTCCGATCAATACGCACCTGAAATTCGATATGCTCCTCTCCTACCCGACCATGCTGTCGGATTTTGGCGAACGGGAAGATAACTGGAACAACAATAACGCGTATACGTATGTACAGCTGGCCGAAAATGTCTCTTATGAAGGCTTCACCAAATCGCTGGCGGGCTTTAGTGACCGACTGGTCAGCGAAAGGAAGATACACAATGAGCAGGTGATCGGTCAGAAGATCGGCGACATTCACCTGTATTCCCATAAGAACTTTGAACCCGAACCGAATGGCGACGCGCGGTCGGTGTATTTTCTGCTGGGCGTCGCGTTTCTGGTGCTCCTGAGCGCTTTTGTCAACTATGTGAATCTGACCACCGCCAAAGCCCTCGACCGGGCACGGGAAATCGGGATGCGTAAAGTCGTTGGCTCGACGCAGCGCCAGATACGAACCCAGATTTTTACAGAAACGATTCTGGTCAATGTCGTTGCCGGAACCTTAGCAGTGGGGTTGGTAGCGGCCCTGCGCCCGGTGTTTGTGGAGGTGGCGGGGCTGCCCCAGGGCTTTAACGTGTTTCAGGACGTATTTTTCTGGAAAAGCGTCGGGGCGTTTCTACTGCTAAGTATTCTGCTATCAGGCTTTTATCCGGCCTTTGTCCTCTCGTCGTTCGATCCGATTGCCGTTCTCAAGGGTAGTTTTTCGCACTCGACCAAAGGCGTATTGCTGCGTAAGTCGTTAGTGATTACCCAGTTTTCCGTTACCCTTATTCTGCTGGTGCAAACGTTCGCCGTGTACCAGCAGGTCAATTTTCTGCGGGAGCAAAACCTGGGCGTGAACCTCGACCATACCCTCGTGGTTCATGCCCCCGCAGGAAAAAACGCCCGGCAGGATTACGGTCGGTTTCGGCAAATGCTGCTCGATCAGGCGCAGGTAAAAGCCGTATCGCTGTCGGGCACGGTGCCCGGCCTGGGCTCGACCCAGATGGGGACAACAACGGGGCTCAACCTGTCGGACGCCGTCAAAAAAACGTATTACAACTTTTACCTGACCCGCATCGACACCTCGTTTATCGACCTGATGGGCCTTAAACTACTGGCGGGCAAGAACTTCGATGCCACCACCCGGCCGGGTTTTGCCGACACAACCGACCGGCAACTGATTGTCAATGAAGAAGCGATCCGGCTTTGGGAAATTCCATCGCCCCAGGAAGCCATCGGCAAGCGGATAGATCTTTGGGGACATAAGGCGACGATTCGGGGCGTTATCAACAACTACCATTACGAATCGCCCAAAGCGGCTCATATTCCGATCATCCATATGTACTCGCCCGATTTCAAATCGTTCGCCAGTGTAAAGTTTGCCGGGGGTAAGGCCAACGAACAGCTCGCTACCCTCAAACGAATCTACGAAGCCAATTTTCCCTATTCGCCGTTCAGCTACTTCTTCATGGACGCTGAATATGACAAGCAGTATAAGGCCGACGACCGCTTCCAGCAGGTGTTTGGTGCCCTGACCGGGTTCGCCATTCTGATTTCCTGCCTGGGTCTGTTCGGTCTGGCGACGTTTACCGTTACCAAGCGAACGAAGGAGATCGGCATTCGCAAAGTCATTGGGGCCAGCACCACAAACCTGATGCTTTTGCTCTCGAAAGAGTTTATCCGAACCGTCCTGATCGCCATACTGATCGGCCTGCCTGTTACCTATTTTCTAGTCAAAAACTGGCTGGCCAATTATGCAGTCCGTATTGAACTAAGCTGGTGGCTTTTCGCGGCCCCCGCCCTGTTGATCCTGATTCTGGTCCTTATATCCATTAGCAGTAAAACCATTGCAACGGCCCTGATGAACCCCGTGAAAAGTTTGCGGTCGGAATGAAAATAGGAAGGAGGTAGGAGCGAGGATGTAGGAGTTGCTGACCGCACCGCAGCCGCGGACGGTCGGCGGACCGGCATACAATGCCGCCGGATGACTCCTACCTCCTCGCTTCTAACTTCTAACTCCTAGTACTCGCTCCTAACTCCTACATACTCATGTTAAAAAGCTATCTCACCACCGCCCTGCGCGCGCTGAAGCGCAACTGGAGTTACTCCACCATCAATGTGCTGGGCCTGACGCTCAGCCTTGCCTGCTGCCTGCTTTTGTTTCTGGCCATTCGCTATGAACTGAGCTTCGACCGGCACAATACGCACGCGGATCAAACCTATCGGCTGATTTCATCCAGTAAAAAGTCGAACAGCGACCGCTGGCAGGTCGGTATGCCACTGCCTGCGTTACCCGCCCTGCGGAATGATTTTCCAGCCCTGAAACACGATGTTACGATGGTGTACCGAGTGGCGAATGTGGTTGTCAGTGTGCGCGGGAAAACCAATGCAGC is a window of Spirosoma linguale DSM 74 DNA encoding:
- a CDS encoding protein of unknown function DUF214 (PFAM: protein of unknown function DUF214~KEGG: sde:Sde_0330 acetylornithine deacetylase ArgE), producing the protein MLTNYIKIALRIVRKDSTFTLINVAGLATGLAVALLIIQYVRFELSYEKAYPQADRLVRLTIDYLNGGAVNSQDAETYPPIGAKAKREMSEVVSYTRAYPLGKPNVTVQIGEQYFLVNNVYAVDSSFFSMFSYPLLRGSRSGIFTRPRQAVLTERMAMTYFNTLDVVGKTLKMPKSEGSVLLEIAGVVPNSPINTHLKFDMLLSYPTMLSDFGEREDNWNNNNAYTYVQLAENVSYEGFTKSLAGFSDRLVSERKIHNEQVIGQKIGDIHLYSHKNFEPEPNGDARSVYFLLGVAFLVLLSAFVNYVNLTTAKALDRAREIGMRKVVGSTQRQIRTQIFTETILVNVVAGTLAVGLVAALRPVFVEVAGLPQGFNVFQDVFFWKSVGAFLLLSILLSGFYPAFVLSSFDPIAVLKGSFSHSTKGVLLRKSLVITQFSVTLILLVQTFAVYQQVNFLREQNLGVNLDHTLVVHAPAGKNARQDYGRFRQMLLDQAQVKAVSLSGTVPGLGSTQMGTTTGLNLSDAVKKTYYNFYLTRIDTSFIDLMGLKLLAGKNFDATTRPGFADTTDRQLIVNEEAIRLWEIPSPQEAIGKRIDLWGHKATIRGVINNYHYESPKAAHIPIIHMYSPDFKSFASVKFAGGKANEQLATLKRIYEANFPYSPFSYFFMDAEYDKQYKADDRFQQVFGALTGFAILISCLGLFGLATFTVTKRTKEIGIRKVIGASTTNLMLLLSKEFIRTVLIAILIGLPVTYFLVKNWLANYAVRIELSWWLFAAPALLILILVLISISSKTIATALMNPVKSLRSE